In the genome of Sorangium aterium, one region contains:
- a CDS encoding AMP-binding protein translates to MSRGLAARTVAGLLRARAEATPERFGFYHKQQGEFVGWSWAEYWRRACAAASGLLAAGVRPGDRVLLLVTDVEVAVPCLFGVWVLGAVPIQVGVPYRLTDVPAFLGELRRTAARVGARALVVSSALLGFAQGEEGADGLLQLAAEPLLDAPLAGSLPDPERAPGPALIQLTSGSTGHPRGVVIPHERLMLHLDAMSQRLPVRGEGAGGVSWLPLHHDMGLVGGLLFPLFNDFPVHMLSPLEFRTRPFSWLADMSSIRGAISLGPPSAYAICIGLARRAVEAGLDLGAWRCAMIGAEPISPALLRRFAEAFAPCGFRIEAFFPVYGLAEATVAVTFPDLYAEPRALTVDRGLLEREGRVEEAAPGPLSLELTGVGRPIPHTEIRIVDAQRSPVPERTVGEIEVRSETVMEGYFNEPEATAEALVGGWLRTGDLGFIDRGTLFVTGRKKEVIIKGGHTMIPAVIEEIASRVDGIRAGCVVAVGLFVEERQTESVYVVAETRAEASEHAGLAERVREALRANGVTVDQVVLVQPGELPKTTSGKLRRREVAERLRAGGLR, encoded by the coding sequence GTGAGCCGCGGGCTCGCTGCGCGGACGGTCGCGGGCCTGCTCAGGGCGCGCGCCGAGGCGACGCCGGAACGATTCGGGTTCTATCACAAGCAGCAGGGCGAGTTCGTCGGCTGGTCGTGGGCGGAGTACTGGCGCCGCGCGTGCGCGGCGGCGTCGGGCCTGCTCGCGGCGGGGGTGCGCCCCGGCGATCGCGTGCTCCTGCTCGTGACGGACGTGGAGGTGGCGGTGCCGTGCCTCTTCGGCGTCTGGGTGCTCGGCGCGGTGCCGATCCAGGTCGGGGTGCCCTACCGGCTCACGGACGTGCCGGCGTTCCTCGGCGAGCTCCGGCGGACGGCCGCCCGCGTCGGCGCGCGCGCGCTCGTTGTCTCGTCCGCGCTGCTCGGCTTCGCGCAGGGCGAGGAGGGGGCGGACGGCCTCCTCCAGCTCGCCGCCGAACCGCTGCTCGACGCGCCCCTCGCGGGCTCGCTGCCCGATCCGGAGCGCGCGCCAGGGCCCGCGCTCATCCAGCTCACGAGCGGCAGCACCGGGCACCCGCGCGGCGTGGTGATCCCGCACGAGCGGCTGATGCTGCACCTCGACGCGATGAGCCAGCGGCTCCCGGTGCGCGGCGAGGGCGCGGGGGGCGTCTCGTGGCTGCCGCTCCACCACGACATGGGCCTCGTCGGCGGGCTGCTCTTCCCGCTCTTCAACGACTTCCCCGTTCACATGCTCTCGCCGCTCGAGTTCCGGACGCGGCCGTTCTCGTGGCTCGCGGACATGTCGAGCATCCGGGGCGCCATCTCGCTCGGGCCGCCGAGCGCTTATGCGATCTGCATCGGCCTCGCCCGCCGCGCCGTCGAGGCGGGCCTCGATCTCGGCGCGTGGCGGTGCGCGATGATCGGCGCCGAGCCGATTTCCCCCGCCTTGCTCCGCCGCTTCGCCGAGGCGTTCGCGCCCTGCGGCTTCCGCATCGAGGCGTTCTTCCCCGTCTACGGGCTGGCCGAGGCGACGGTCGCCGTGACCTTCCCGGACCTCTACGCCGAGCCGCGCGCCCTCACGGTGGATCGCGGCCTGCTGGAGCGCGAGGGGCGCGTCGAGGAGGCGGCGCCTGGCCCCCTCTCGCTGGAGCTCACCGGCGTCGGCAGGCCGATCCCGCACACGGAGATCCGGATCGTGGACGCCCAGCGCAGCCCGGTTCCGGAGCGCACGGTGGGGGAGATCGAGGTGCGCTCGGAGACGGTGATGGAGGGCTATTTCAACGAGCCCGAGGCGACGGCCGAGGCGCTCGTGGGCGGGTGGCTGCGGACGGGCGATCTCGGGTTCATCGATCGAGGGACGCTGTTCGTCACCGGCCGGAAGAAGGAGGTGATCATCAAGGGCGGTCACACGATGATCCCCGCCGTGATCGAGGAGATCGCCTCCCGGGTCGACGGGATCCGGGCCGGGTGTGTGGTCGCGGTCGGGCTGTTCGTCGAGGAGCGCCAGACCGAGTCGGTCTATGTCGTGGCCGAGACGCGCGCCGAGGCGTCCGAGCACGCCGGCCTCGCGGAGCGCGTGCGGGAGGCGCTGCGGGCGAACGGCGTCACGGTGGACCAGGTCGTTTTGGTTCAGCCGGGCGAGCTGCCCAAGACGACGAGCGGCAAGCTGCGACGGCGGGAGGTCGCTGAGCGGCTGCGCGCGGGGGGGCTTCGCTGA
- a CDS encoding glycoside hydrolase family 5 protein has product MPTEGTPVERHGRLRVMNGNIVGEHGSPVQLKGMSLFWSQWSNYYNGNVVNSIADNWDATVVRAAMGIEGEDGYLQDAGAQKAKAKTIADAAIAKGIYVILDWHDHNAHQHLDQSRNYFREVAQAYKNVPNVIFEVFNEPLNTNTWPAVKSYAEAVISEIRGQGANNLIIVGSPNWSQDVDIAADNPLSDQNVAYTLHFYANTHKASLREKAQKAINKKLALFVTEWGTCSADGNGQLNLGESQTWLDFLDAHNISWANWSLGDKAEACSALRPNANPMGNWSDNDLTESGKWVKGKIAE; this is encoded by the coding sequence GTGCCCACGGAGGGCACGCCGGTCGAGCGTCATGGCCGGCTCCGGGTCATGAACGGCAACATCGTCGGCGAGCACGGGTCCCCGGTCCAGCTCAAGGGCATGAGCCTGTTCTGGAGCCAGTGGAGCAACTACTACAACGGCAATGTCGTCAACTCGATCGCGGACAACTGGGACGCGACCGTCGTCCGCGCTGCCATGGGCATCGAGGGCGAGGACGGGTACCTCCAGGACGCGGGCGCCCAGAAGGCCAAGGCGAAGACCATCGCCGACGCGGCGATCGCGAAGGGCATCTACGTCATCCTCGACTGGCACGACCACAACGCGCACCAGCACCTGGACCAGTCGAGGAACTATTTCCGCGAGGTGGCGCAGGCCTACAAGAACGTGCCCAATGTCATCTTCGAGGTCTTCAACGAGCCCCTCAACACCAACACCTGGCCCGCGGTGAAGTCCTACGCCGAGGCGGTGATCTCCGAGATCCGCGGCCAGGGCGCGAACAACCTGATCATCGTCGGCTCGCCGAACTGGTCGCAGGACGTCGACATCGCCGCGGACAATCCGCTCAGCGATCAGAACGTGGCGTACACCCTCCACTTCTACGCCAACACGCACAAGGCGTCGCTCCGCGAGAAGGCCCAGAAAGCCATCAACAAGAAGCTGGCGCTCTTCGTGACCGAGTGGGGGACCTGCTCCGCCGACGGCAACGGCCAGCTCAACCTCGGCGAGTCGCAGACCTGGCTCGACTTCCTGGACGCACACAACATCAGCTGGGCCAACTGGTCGCTGGGCGACAAGGCCGAGGCGTGCTCCGCGCTCAGGCCCAACGCGAACCCGATGGGCAACTGGAGCGACAACGACCTCACCGAGTCGGGCAAGTGGGTGAAGGGGAAGATCGCAGAGTGA
- a CDS encoding carboxypeptidase regulatory-like domain-containing protein: MGILHGSARWLLAAAATASAVAGGCSCGDASGTIGATSGGGADLGAGGQSAGGGGSGGIPFLAGSGRSGVGGGGCEGLECQQIACPGGGKTTVSGTVYEPGGKLPLYNVTVYVPNRALEPITDGASCDRCDVTLSGDPIATALTDTNGRFVLENVPVGEDIPLVVQLGKWRRQITLPKVEGCVDNPTVDRTVRLPRSKAEGHLPKIALTTGGSDVLECLLYKMGIDASEFTPEAGDGRVNLFVGRAIEGDSATSRYRDGLNDGAPFSPARGFWSSLDNLRQYDMVILSCEGSEFGDDKPEAARRAMFDYASAGGRVFASHWHNTWLRLGPERFPETATWDEESDPDDGLPVLVDTTFPKGLALRDWLANVGASTVPGQIEINDPQHWVDSVNEEIATRWLYNDANADFDAPAGVKYFTFNTPIGAPEEEQCGRFVYTDIHVAASDVAGAPFPSGCQDRGGATHELTAQEKALLFMLFDLSACIAPDDEPPPVPVPR, encoded by the coding sequence ATGGGGATATTGCACGGCAGCGCCCGATGGCTCCTGGCCGCGGCGGCCACGGCGTCGGCTGTCGCTGGCGGATGCTCCTGCGGCGATGCCAGCGGGACGATCGGCGCCACGTCCGGCGGCGGAGCCGACCTGGGCGCAGGGGGTCAGAGCGCGGGGGGCGGCGGCTCCGGGGGAATCCCCTTCCTGGCGGGGAGCGGCAGGTCAGGGGTCGGGGGCGGCGGGTGCGAGGGGCTCGAGTGCCAGCAGATCGCCTGTCCCGGCGGCGGCAAGACCACCGTGAGCGGCACCGTGTACGAGCCCGGGGGCAAACTCCCGCTGTACAACGTCACGGTGTACGTCCCGAACAGGGCGCTCGAGCCCATCACCGACGGCGCGAGCTGCGATCGATGCGATGTGACGCTCTCCGGCGATCCGATCGCGACCGCGCTGACGGACACGAACGGGCGTTTCGTGCTGGAGAACGTGCCGGTCGGGGAGGACATCCCGCTGGTCGTCCAGCTCGGCAAATGGCGGCGCCAGATCACCCTGCCGAAGGTCGAGGGGTGCGTCGACAACCCGACCGTGGACAGGACGGTCCGCCTGCCGCGCAGCAAGGCCGAGGGTCACCTCCCGAAGATCGCCTTGACGACCGGCGGCTCGGACGTGCTGGAGTGCCTTCTGTACAAGATGGGAATCGACGCGTCGGAGTTCACGCCGGAGGCGGGCGACGGGCGGGTGAACCTGTTCGTCGGGCGCGCCATCGAGGGCGACAGCGCGACGAGCAGGTACCGAGACGGCCTGAACGACGGCGCGCCCTTCTCGCCGGCGCGAGGGTTCTGGAGCTCGCTCGACAACCTGAGGCAATATGACATGGTGATCCTGTCGTGCGAAGGCTCCGAGTTCGGGGACGACAAGCCGGAGGCCGCGCGGCGCGCGATGTTCGACTACGCCTCCGCGGGAGGCCGCGTGTTCGCGTCGCACTGGCACAACACCTGGCTCCGGCTCGGCCCGGAGCGGTTCCCGGAGACGGCGACATGGGACGAGGAGAGCGATCCCGACGACGGGCTCCCCGTGCTCGTCGACACCACGTTCCCGAAGGGCCTGGCGCTCCGGGACTGGCTCGCCAACGTGGGAGCGTCGACCGTGCCCGGGCAGATCGAGATCAACGATCCGCAGCACTGGGTCGACTCGGTGAACGAGGAGATCGCGACGCGGTGGCTCTACAACGACGCCAACGCGGATTTCGACGCGCCCGCGGGGGTCAAATACTTCACGTTCAACACGCCCATCGGCGCGCCGGAAGAGGAGCAGTGCGGAAGGTTCGTGTACACGGACATCCACGTGGCGGCGAGCGACGTCGCCGGGGCGCCGTTCCCGAGCGGCTGTCAAGACCGCGGCGGGGCGACGCATGAGCTGACCGCGCAGGAGAAGGCGCTGCTCTTCATGCTGTTCGACCTGTCGGCCTGCATCGCGCCGGACGACGAGCCGCCGCCGGTGCCCGTGCCGAGGTGA
- a CDS encoding MATE family efflux transporter — protein sequence MQSVLPAPVLPRPRLLEITWPIFSENLLHMLVGVFGVWLVSRLSDEAAAAYGLSNQIMLTFMITFRFVSVGASVVVTQYLGARDRAGAEQVARASLAANLWLGVFSFAVIAIGARPLLELMRLPPSLFPIAEPYLIAVGVMLAFDAVNFSMGSVLRAHTYTRDTLRLIVVMYIVQLALSLPLMFGVGGAPGLGMMGLALAAVVGRALSFWMHRQLWISRLGIRPTFEDFWRIRPDRLREMLHIGLPGAGENVVYRISFMIILAMVANMGQTALTTHTYTMQIVHFLLLFGMAIGFGTEIVVGHRIGAGDLQGADRLVRGGLAIGFCVCVSLVIATALLGPHLLGLFSRDPEVIATGSRLLWLTLLVEPGRTLNLVVINGLRATGDARFPVGFGVFSMFAVAVGLSWLLGVHFGWGLAGVWVAYAADEWVRGLVMAARWHFHGWVPHARRTFRRVRLNSRPA from the coding sequence TTGCAATCGGTCCTACCTGCCCCCGTTCTTCCTCGCCCGCGTTTGCTGGAGATCACCTGGCCCATCTTCAGCGAGAACCTGCTGCACATGCTCGTCGGCGTGTTCGGCGTATGGCTGGTCAGCCGCCTGTCGGACGAGGCCGCCGCCGCGTACGGGCTGTCCAACCAGATCATGTTGACCTTCATGATCACCTTTCGCTTCGTCAGCGTCGGCGCGAGCGTTGTGGTCACCCAGTATCTCGGCGCGCGGGACCGGGCCGGCGCGGAGCAGGTCGCGCGCGCGTCGCTCGCGGCCAACCTCTGGCTCGGCGTCTTCAGCTTCGCCGTCATCGCGATCGGCGCGAGGCCGCTGCTCGAGCTGATGCGCCTGCCGCCGTCCCTGTTCCCGATCGCGGAGCCTTACCTGATCGCGGTCGGCGTGATGCTGGCGTTCGACGCGGTGAATTTCTCGATGGGCTCGGTGCTGCGCGCGCACACCTACACCCGCGACACGCTGCGCCTCATCGTCGTCATGTACATCGTGCAGCTCGCGCTCAGCCTGCCGCTCATGTTCGGTGTCGGCGGGGCTCCTGGGCTCGGCATGATGGGGCTCGCGCTCGCCGCGGTGGTCGGACGCGCGCTCTCGTTCTGGATGCACCGGCAGCTGTGGATCTCGCGCCTCGGAATCCGCCCGACCTTCGAGGATTTCTGGCGCATTCGCCCCGATCGCCTCCGCGAGATGCTGCACATCGGCCTGCCGGGGGCGGGCGAGAACGTGGTCTATCGCATCAGCTTCATGATCATCCTGGCGATGGTCGCCAACATGGGGCAAACGGCGCTCACCACGCATACGTACACGATGCAGATCGTGCACTTCCTGCTCCTGTTCGGCATGGCGATCGGCTTCGGGACCGAGATCGTGGTCGGGCACCGCATCGGCGCCGGCGATCTGCAGGGCGCCGATCGCCTGGTGCGCGGCGGCCTGGCGATCGGGTTCTGCGTGTGCGTGAGCCTGGTGATCGCCACAGCGCTCCTCGGCCCCCACCTGCTCGGCCTCTTCTCGCGCGATCCCGAGGTGATCGCCACAGGCTCCCGGCTGCTCTGGCTGACCCTCCTCGTCGAGCCGGGCCGCACGCTCAACCTGGTCGTCATCAACGGGCTCCGCGCCACCGGCGACGCCCGCTTCCCGGTCGGGTTCGGCGTCTTCTCGATGTTCGCCGTGGCCGTCGGGCTGTCCTGGCTGCTCGGGGTCCACTTCGGCTGGGGGCTCGCCGGCGTCTGGGTCGCCTACGCCGCCGACGAGTGGGTCCGCGGGCTGGTCATGGCCGCGCGCTGGCACTTCCACGGCTGGGTGCCCCACGCGCGGCGCACCTTCCGCCGGGTGCGGCTGAACAGCCGCCCTGCGTGA
- a CDS encoding sigma 54-interacting transcriptional regulator yields the protein MTKGEVLAVPRIELCVEREAGKPASRAMVLDGDFIRIGSHQSNDLVLADRAVSRFHCILERVKSTFRLTDVGSLNGTTIAGVRVRDADAILPECRIELGESVVRIRDADAVAETELARAVSFGALQGVSVPMRRLFPVLDRVAKSAPDVLIEGENGTGKEVIATELVQRGARADKPLVIVDCGAISPSLIESELFGHVRGSFTGATRDRAGAFEEADGGTVFLDEIGELPLEMQPKLLRALASREVRRLGESRVRKVDIRVIAATNRRLEREVNSGRFREDLYYRLSVLTVRVPPLRERKEDIGLLVHCFLNELGAIDKVHLFPPEVIEDMKRYDWPGNVRELRNYVERRVVLGEGAAMGATAPSERSSAPPPGAAPQGAAPGEPAANIEMPFKEAKDAIIDQFERRYLAALLEWSNGNVSRAARKAGLDRMYLHRLLQRHGLRRAAALD from the coding sequence ATGACAAAGGGCGAGGTGCTGGCGGTGCCCCGGATCGAGCTGTGCGTCGAGCGCGAGGCGGGCAAGCCCGCGAGCCGGGCCATGGTGCTCGACGGCGATTTCATCCGCATCGGCTCCCACCAGAGCAACGACCTCGTGCTCGCCGACCGCGCCGTCTCCCGCTTCCACTGCATCCTCGAGCGCGTGAAGTCCACGTTCCGGCTGACGGACGTCGGCTCGCTCAACGGGACGACCATCGCCGGCGTCCGCGTGCGGGACGCCGACGCCATCCTGCCGGAGTGCCGCATCGAGCTCGGCGAGTCGGTCGTGCGCATCCGCGACGCCGACGCCGTCGCCGAGACCGAGCTCGCGCGCGCGGTCAGCTTCGGCGCGCTCCAGGGCGTGTCGGTCCCCATGCGCCGCCTCTTCCCCGTCCTCGATCGCGTGGCGAAGAGCGCGCCCGACGTGCTGATCGAGGGCGAGAACGGCACGGGCAAGGAGGTCATCGCCACCGAGCTCGTCCAGCGCGGCGCCCGCGCCGACAAGCCGCTCGTCATCGTCGACTGCGGCGCCATCTCGCCGAGCCTCATCGAGAGCGAGCTGTTCGGCCACGTGCGCGGCTCCTTCACGGGCGCCACGCGCGACCGCGCCGGCGCCTTCGAGGAGGCGGACGGCGGCACCGTCTTCCTCGACGAGATCGGCGAGCTGCCGCTGGAGATGCAGCCGAAGCTCCTCCGCGCCCTCGCCTCGCGCGAGGTGCGCAGGCTCGGCGAGAGCCGGGTGCGCAAGGTCGATATCCGGGTGATCGCCGCCACGAACCGGCGCCTGGAGCGCGAGGTGAACAGCGGCCGGTTCCGCGAGGACCTCTATTACCGCCTCTCGGTGCTCACCGTGCGCGTCCCGCCGCTCCGGGAGCGCAAGGAGGACATCGGCCTCCTCGTCCACTGCTTCCTGAACGAGCTCGGCGCCATCGACAAGGTGCACCTCTTCCCCCCCGAGGTCATCGAGGACATGAAGCGCTACGACTGGCCCGGCAACGTGCGAGAGCTGAGGAACTACGTCGAGCGCCGCGTCGTGCTCGGCGAGGGCGCCGCCATGGGAGCGACGGCGCCGTCCGAGCGCAGCTCCGCGCCGCCCCCGGGCGCCGCGCCGCAGGGCGCCGCGCCCGGCGAGCCCGCCGCCAACATCGAGATGCCCTTCAAGGAGGCGAAGGACGCGATCATCGACCAGTTCGAGCGGCGCTACCTCGCGGCCCTGCTCGAGTGGTCGAACGGCAACGTGAGCCGCGCCGCCCGCAAGGCAGGGCTCGACCGGATGTACCTCCACCGCCTCCTCCAGCGCCACGGGCTGCGCCGAGCCGCCGCCCTCGACTGA
- a CDS encoding GAF domain-containing sensor histidine kinase, which yields MSGKEASSKEGRLISTLERLLELPAANLRQSLNQASDLLAGALGADKIDIFLFDASRNTLRALGTSKTPMGRLQRSLGLDIHPVANGGSIARVFTTGDPYITGHSEQEPGELPGLVHELGVRSHIAVRLVVEGERRGVVSAHSAAPEFFSDEDLRFLGAVTHWIGALTHRAELVEQVTSAALAQGRRQAAEELITVLAHDLRNYLSPLMGRLGMLHHRAELDGRVDDMRDADRAIGSVARLGQLISDLLDVGRIEQGLFEIAPAPMDLASLARDIAAALGTPSVEIRVESPPELVVVADRDRLRQAQENLVSNAIKHSPPGTWVLIKLTSELIKGMEYAHVDIVDRGSGVPPEILPRIFDRFVTNGHASGIGLGLYLASRIAAAHGGTLAVSSPPGNGATFRLSLPASGPPVRRDEL from the coding sequence ATGTCCGGAAAGGAAGCCTCCTCGAAGGAAGGCAGGCTGATATCGACGCTCGAGCGCTTGCTCGAGCTGCCGGCGGCCAACCTGAGGCAGTCGCTCAACCAGGCGAGTGACCTCCTCGCCGGCGCTCTCGGCGCCGACAAGATCGACATCTTCCTCTTCGACGCCAGCAGGAACACGCTGCGTGCCCTGGGGACGAGCAAGACGCCCATGGGCCGGCTCCAGCGATCGCTCGGGCTCGACATCCACCCGGTCGCCAACGGCGGCTCGATCGCCCGCGTCTTCACGACCGGTGATCCTTACATCACCGGGCATTCGGAGCAGGAGCCCGGCGAGCTGCCCGGCCTTGTCCACGAGCTCGGCGTCCGGTCGCACATCGCGGTCAGGCTCGTCGTCGAGGGCGAGCGGCGCGGGGTCGTCTCTGCTCACTCCGCCGCGCCGGAGTTCTTCTCCGACGAGGATCTCCGCTTCCTCGGCGCGGTCACGCACTGGATCGGCGCCCTGACGCACCGGGCGGAGCTCGTCGAGCAGGTCACCTCCGCCGCGCTCGCGCAAGGCCGGCGCCAGGCCGCGGAGGAGCTCATCACCGTGCTGGCGCACGATCTGCGGAACTACCTGAGCCCGCTCATGGGCCGCCTTGGTATGCTCCACCATCGCGCGGAGCTCGACGGCCGGGTCGACGACATGCGCGACGCCGACCGGGCGATCGGCTCGGTCGCGCGGCTCGGCCAGCTCATCTCGGATCTGCTGGACGTGGGGCGCATCGAGCAGGGGCTCTTCGAGATCGCCCCTGCGCCCATGGACCTCGCCTCGCTGGCGCGGGACATCGCCGCTGCGCTCGGTACACCCAGCGTCGAGATCCGCGTCGAGAGCCCGCCGGAGCTCGTCGTCGTGGCGGACAGGGATCGCCTCCGCCAGGCCCAGGAGAACCTCGTCAGCAACGCGATCAAGCACTCGCCCCCGGGAACGTGGGTCCTCATCAAGCTCACCAGCGAGCTGATAAAGGGGATGGAGTACGCCCACGTCGACATCGTCGACCGCGGATCCGGCGTGCCGCCGGAGATCCTTCCCCGCATCTTCGACCGCTTCGTCACGAACGGCCATGCGTCGGGGATCGGCCTCGGGCTGTACCTGGCGAGCAGGATCGCCGCCGCCCACGGGGGCACGTTGGCCGTGAGCTCCCCTCCTGGAAACGGCGCGACGTTCCGACTGAGCTTGCCCGCGAGCGGACCGCCCGTTCGTCGGGACGAGCTGTGA
- a CDS encoding redoxin family protein: MLTRLLSLPLAALALACASPEPAPAASPAGPAAPAPPPGSAALLSSGDPGFDHDVSGVIGAPPPAWDVGPWYNSPPLTLAALRGKVVLVRWFTSPSCPFCSATAPALKALDERYRERGLVVVGMYHHKDPEPLDTEAVRGYLAHFKYTFPVAIDPDWRTLKRWWMDGHPKRQYTSVSFLLDRAGLVRHVHLGGSLEPATPEFAAVEGRVRALLDETAR, from the coding sequence ATGCTCACTCGCTTGCTTTCGCTGCCCCTCGCCGCGCTCGCCCTCGCGTGCGCCTCCCCGGAGCCAGCGCCCGCGGCCTCGCCTGCGGGGCCCGCTGCGCCTGCGCCGCCTCCCGGGAGCGCCGCTCTCCTGTCGAGCGGTGACCCGGGATTCGACCACGATGTGTCGGGCGTCATCGGGGCGCCGCCGCCTGCGTGGGACGTGGGGCCCTGGTACAACTCGCCGCCGCTCACGCTGGCGGCGCTGCGAGGCAAGGTCGTGCTGGTCCGGTGGTTCACGTCGCCGAGCTGCCCGTTCTGCAGCGCCACCGCCCCGGCGCTCAAGGCGCTGGACGAGCGCTATCGGGAACGAGGGCTCGTCGTCGTCGGGATGTACCACCACAAGGATCCCGAGCCCCTCGACACCGAGGCGGTCAGAGGCTACCTGGCGCACTTCAAATACACCTTCCCGGTCGCGATCGACCCGGACTGGCGCACGTTGAAGCGCTGGTGGATGGATGGCCATCCCAAGCGACAATACACGAGCGTCAGCTTCCTCCTCGATCGAGCGGGGCTCGTGCGGCACGTGCACCTCGGGGGCTCGCTGGAGCCCGCCACCCCCGAGTTCGCGGCGGTCGAGGGGCGCGTCCGCGCCTTGCTGGACGAGACTGCGCGCTGA
- a CDS encoding BBE domain-containing protein: protein MPFIESVLFFAGLPTTDPKVLSPERLVIEPVWFKAKSVYLDAPLSSEGVDMIVESLAGTGLGPDLIFNTYGGAIGAVAPDATAFVHRKTMFSMQIYLEADASTNHDDAMAWMTAFGDKLRSYASRFAVPNYIDADQKDWPTAYYGSNLARLVAVKQKYDPQNVFRFAQSIPTHSP from the coding sequence ATGCCCTTCATCGAGTCGGTGCTCTTCTTCGCCGGCCTCCCGACGACCGACCCGAAGGTGCTCTCGCCCGAGCGCCTCGTGATCGAACCGGTCTGGTTCAAGGCGAAGTCGGTGTACCTGGACGCCCCGCTCTCCTCGGAAGGGGTCGATATGATCGTCGAGTCGCTGGCCGGGACGGGGCTCGGCCCCGACCTCATCTTCAACACCTACGGCGGCGCGATCGGCGCCGTGGCCCCGGACGCGACGGCGTTCGTCCACAGGAAGACGATGTTCAGCATGCAAATCTACCTCGAGGCCGACGCGAGCACGAATCATGACGACGCCATGGCCTGGATGACGGCGTTCGGTGACAAACTGCGGTCGTACGCGTCCAGGTTCGCCGTGCCGAACTACATCGACGCCGACCAGAAGGACTGGCCGACCGCCTACTACGGGAGCAACTTGGCGCGGCTCGTCGCCGTGAAGCAGAAATACGACCCGCAGAACGTCTTCCGCTTCGCCCAGAGCATCCCGACACACTCTCCCTGA
- a CDS encoding lactonase family protein encodes MISLLGAACGSTTCNQPAGGPGEIASAPDATPATTAAGGSLLAFVSGKEGKIRVYSVDERSGGLALLQANATDGLPSFLAVDPARALLFAVDEDNALIRSFELDAESGVLTPINTVSAQGDGPAHLSLSTAGNWLLVANYEGGSVSVIPVARNGALGNATDTESPGARAHMAITDQSGAYAFVPCLGADMIAQYAFDSIQGLLEPNAVPSAGLPANSGPRHLVFHPQGAVAFGINETASTITSFRFERASGRLTPIATASTLPEGYSGRNTGAEIAVHPTGRFVYGSNRGRDSIAVFSVDASSGKLSPLAEVPSGRGDGPHNPRSFALSPDGHLLYAANQSSGQLVAFRIGADGKPVPLGVEAQAPGVTYVGLFRFPGHRQPAPR; translated from the coding sequence GTGATCTCGCTCCTCGGAGCCGCCTGCGGGAGCACCACCTGCAACCAGCCGGCCGGCGGCCCCGGGGAGATCGCGTCCGCGCCTGACGCGACGCCGGCCACCACCGCCGCGGGAGGCTCGCTCCTCGCCTTCGTGAGCGGCAAGGAGGGGAAGATCCGCGTCTACTCGGTCGACGAGCGCAGCGGCGGGTTGGCGCTGCTCCAGGCCAACGCCACGGACGGGCTGCCGTCTTTCCTGGCCGTGGATCCGGCGCGGGCCCTGCTGTTCGCCGTGGACGAGGACAACGCCCTGATCCGCTCGTTCGAGCTGGACGCGGAGAGCGGCGTCCTCACCCCGATCAACACGGTCAGCGCGCAGGGCGACGGCCCAGCCCACCTGTCGCTCTCCACGGCCGGGAACTGGCTGCTGGTCGCCAATTACGAGGGCGGCAGCGTATCGGTGATCCCTGTCGCGAGGAACGGGGCTCTTGGCAACGCCACCGACACCGAGAGTCCAGGCGCGAGGGCCCACATGGCGATCACCGATCAGAGCGGCGCCTATGCCTTCGTGCCCTGCCTGGGCGCAGACATGATCGCCCAGTATGCGTTCGACAGCATCCAGGGTCTGCTCGAGCCCAACGCGGTCCCGAGCGCGGGCCTTCCGGCAAACTCCGGTCCGCGGCACCTCGTGTTTCATCCGCAGGGCGCGGTTGCCTTTGGAATCAACGAGACAGCGAGCACGATCACGTCGTTTCGATTCGAGCGAGCCTCGGGCCGGCTGACACCCATCGCGACGGCCTCGACCCTGCCCGAGGGGTACTCGGGACGAAACACCGGGGCCGAGATCGCGGTGCACCCGACCGGCAGGTTCGTCTATGGCTCCAATCGCGGGCGCGATAGCATCGCTGTCTTCTCGGTCGACGCTTCGTCCGGGAAGCTCTCGCCGCTCGCCGAGGTGCCGTCAGGACGCGGCGACGGTCCGCACAATCCACGCAGCTTCGCGCTATCGCCTGACGGCCACCTCCTTTATGCCGCCAACCAGAGCTCCGGTCAGCTCGTGGCATTCCGCATCGGGGCCGACGGCAAGCCCGTGCCGCTCGGCGTCGAGGCGCAGGCGCCGGGCGTCACGTATGTCGGGTTGTTCCGCTTCCCGGGCCACCGCCAGCCGGCGCCACGGTAG